From Streptomyces sp. 6-11-2, one genomic window encodes:
- a CDS encoding DUF5994 family protein, producing the protein MDAITKPAEGPAPAEGHTYRMPLPRLRLTRDASHGPLDGAWWPRCAELELELPALVGSLDPSVGTVIHVTVGTAAWPDAPQKVMAPGHVIEVDLTDLAAEAHAITVDCGTVGRWELLVIPPDEPAGTAAGLLIAAADPGNSLSAPRLLAFAECGSDGQDTWESEGGAGLR; encoded by the coding sequence ATGGACGCCATCACCAAGCCCGCCGAAGGTCCGGCACCAGCTGAGGGACACACCTACCGGATGCCCTTGCCCCGGCTGCGCCTCACGCGGGACGCCAGCCACGGACCGCTGGACGGAGCGTGGTGGCCGCGTTGCGCCGAACTGGAACTGGAGCTGCCCGCGCTGGTCGGCTCCCTGGATCCGAGCGTCGGCACCGTCATCCACGTCACCGTGGGGACCGCCGCCTGGCCCGATGCCCCGCAGAAGGTGATGGCGCCCGGGCATGTGATCGAGGTGGACCTGACCGACCTCGCCGCCGAGGCGCATGCCATCACCGTGGACTGCGGCACCGTGGGACGCTGGGAACTGCTGGTGATCCCACCGGACGAGCCGGCCGGAACGGCTGCCGGGCTGCTGATCGCTGCCGCCGACCCCGGCAACTCGCTGTCGGCTCCGCGCCTGCTCGCATTCGCCGAGTGCGGCTCCGACGGCCAGGACACATGGGAGTCGGAAGGAGGAGCCGGACTCAGATGA
- a CDS encoding DUF397 domain-containing protein: MMDAAKVELYAMDLTAVHWARSSYTNRWTKTCVEVADLGDGAVAVRDSNNRELPPLRFTAEEWAAFQRGVRDGEFG, encoded by the coding sequence ATGATGGACGCAGCAAAGGTTGAGCTGTACGCAATGGACCTGACTGCTGTGCACTGGGCCAGGAGCAGCTACACCAACAGGTGGACAAAGACGTGCGTGGAGGTCGCAGACCTCGGCGACGGAGCGGTTGCGGTCCGCGATTCAAACAACAGGGAACTGCCGCCGCTGCGATTCACCGCAGAGGAGTGGGCGGCGTTCCAACGGGGCGTGCGTGACGGCGAATTCGGCTAG
- a CDS encoding SIR2 family protein, with amino-acid sequence MGPIDFGDITDLKIRLQVLADEADRRLVTVFGSGISSEVLPSVPQLTEIFRNHVPKAGLARFDATVADASDPGVKYQSAAAVLTRQAGEPTVMRAIRTAVLQACPDVPEKDVAEVARDEERCREYARAGNWVIPRGYQRFAQFFRSLSGRVRGPIITTNFDPLIEIALGQVGIQAVPIPIPTDTVPAMGQLNETIAYPVLHIHGYWTGQATSNVPTRITAARPGLDDVLRRLLANSVVLVVGYSGWLDSFMRSLHSQVLNNKADLLEAEVLWAAYETDAAAVTSGALSDFVGAPGFTLYLGVDGHELFTDELEPEETETEETSSPFGYSRVPRVLVESASYQPQPFAEGSQPVWADAAPGRWPVLSSTVSLEQTMVECLRVGGGGGAVAIGPLGEGKSLALRQVAHAVAGSRPEWNVLWREPGAPALTKEWLNDVRTAGKTLICADEADLIMADMVSTKDIWAAEGSGIAFLLASHDRLWWQGAGSTLRPWIQDVLFHGITDNDARNIALTWQGLGLLSGENQDVDTVAERLVTSAGAMAAESNTLFGAVLDVRYGADLGARVEELIRKLHEIKLTNSVDLGDVFGGICVMQNTLDKDGNHGKGASRSVIAAMVGLDPIFADGKILQTLGREAAVTFAGNRVYCRHPSIAATVVDYLYREGTASKVYELVGQAGGERLAKKASILEGYRDAYLLSRSLSAPESVWAAKGAVQGTGRKILESRVSLLRALRLEGKQRAGAYARKLAPELAIYDDYHKAVRAFLVEFSISLRDEAETQTSAGLAALALDDQVGFTLDEDRAGYALVSLAKSAAALNAQTRDAATKDAPAVCSILLERVRGEENASKYLGHYYPPAHHELRQLSAVKLCGRLATMFSKAAAQALQATQVDVETRGVLSFNTLRRLAERPRRSASR; translated from the coding sequence ATGGGCCCTATCGACTTCGGTGACATCACCGACCTCAAGATCCGCCTCCAGGTCTTGGCCGATGAGGCCGACCGTCGCCTTGTCACCGTGTTCGGTTCGGGGATCAGCAGCGAGGTCCTCCCCAGCGTCCCCCAGCTAACGGAAATCTTCCGGAACCACGTGCCGAAGGCTGGCCTGGCCAGGTTCGACGCAACCGTCGCAGACGCCTCAGACCCCGGCGTCAAATACCAAAGCGCGGCGGCAGTGTTGACCAGGCAAGCAGGTGAGCCTACGGTCATGCGAGCGATCCGGACGGCTGTGCTCCAGGCGTGCCCCGACGTGCCCGAGAAGGACGTGGCGGAGGTTGCCAGGGATGAGGAGCGCTGCCGGGAGTACGCGAGGGCGGGGAACTGGGTCATCCCCCGCGGGTACCAGCGGTTCGCGCAGTTCTTCAGGTCGCTGAGCGGGCGGGTACGGGGCCCAATCATCACCACAAACTTCGACCCGCTGATCGAGATCGCCCTCGGTCAGGTCGGCATTCAAGCGGTCCCGATCCCCATTCCAACCGACACCGTCCCCGCAATGGGGCAGCTGAACGAAACCATCGCCTACCCGGTGCTGCATATCCACGGCTACTGGACCGGTCAGGCGACGAGCAACGTACCGACAAGGATCACCGCCGCCCGCCCCGGACTGGACGATGTGCTGAGACGGCTGCTCGCTAACTCGGTCGTGCTGGTGGTGGGCTACAGCGGGTGGCTCGACAGCTTCATGAGGAGCCTGCACAGCCAGGTCCTCAACAACAAGGCCGACCTGCTGGAGGCCGAGGTTCTCTGGGCGGCGTATGAAACAGATGCCGCCGCTGTAACGAGCGGCGCTCTAAGTGACTTCGTGGGTGCTCCCGGCTTCACCCTCTACCTCGGCGTCGACGGGCACGAGCTGTTCACCGACGAGCTGGAGCCGGAAGAGACGGAAACCGAGGAGACCTCATCGCCCTTCGGGTACTCGCGCGTGCCGCGTGTGTTGGTCGAGTCGGCCTCGTACCAGCCGCAGCCCTTCGCGGAGGGCAGCCAGCCGGTGTGGGCGGACGCCGCACCGGGTCGCTGGCCCGTCCTTAGCTCAACGGTCTCCCTGGAGCAGACGATGGTCGAATGCCTGCGGGTCGGTGGTGGCGGCGGCGCGGTGGCCATCGGTCCGCTCGGCGAGGGCAAGTCCCTGGCCCTCCGCCAGGTGGCACACGCGGTGGCAGGCTCGCGACCGGAGTGGAACGTGCTCTGGCGGGAACCAGGCGCACCGGCATTGACCAAGGAGTGGCTGAACGACGTGCGCACGGCGGGGAAGACGCTGATCTGCGCCGACGAGGCCGACCTGATCATGGCCGACATGGTCTCCACGAAGGACATATGGGCGGCCGAGGGGTCGGGCATCGCCTTTCTGCTTGCCAGTCACGACCGGCTGTGGTGGCAGGGCGCAGGTTCGACACTGCGACCCTGGATTCAGGACGTCCTGTTCCATGGCATCACCGACAACGACGCCAGGAACATCGCTCTGACATGGCAGGGGCTCGGACTGCTGTCGGGCGAGAACCAGGACGTCGACACCGTCGCGGAGCGCCTCGTGACGTCGGCCGGCGCCATGGCAGCCGAGAGCAACACACTCTTCGGAGCGGTTCTCGATGTCCGGTACGGGGCGGATCTAGGCGCCCGAGTGGAGGAGCTGATCCGCAAGCTGCACGAGATCAAGCTGACCAACTCTGTCGACCTCGGCGATGTCTTCGGGGGCATTTGTGTGATGCAGAACACGCTCGACAAGGACGGCAACCACGGCAAGGGGGCCAGCAGGTCGGTGATCGCGGCCATGGTGGGGCTCGACCCGATCTTCGCCGACGGAAAGATCCTTCAAACGCTCGGCCGGGAGGCCGCAGTGACCTTCGCTGGCAACCGTGTCTACTGCCGGCATCCATCCATCGCCGCAACGGTGGTCGACTACCTGTACCGGGAAGGAACCGCCTCAAAGGTCTACGAACTCGTGGGGCAGGCTGGCGGGGAGCGGCTGGCGAAGAAGGCTTCAATCCTCGAGGGCTATCGCGATGCCTACCTGCTGTCCCGCTCCCTGTCAGCGCCCGAGTCAGTGTGGGCGGCCAAGGGGGCGGTGCAGGGCACCGGCCGCAAGATCCTCGAGTCGCGGGTGTCCCTGCTGAGGGCCCTCCGTTTGGAAGGGAAGCAGAGAGCCGGTGCCTACGCTAGAAAACTCGCTCCTGAGCTTGCGATCTACGACGACTACCACAAGGCGGTCAGGGCGTTCCTGGTGGAGTTCTCGATCTCACTCCGGGATGAAGCGGAGACCCAGACATCGGCCGGCCTGGCGGCACTTGCACTGGACGACCAGGTCGGCTTCACACTGGATGAGGACCGGGCGGGCTACGCGCTGGTGAGCCTTGCCAAGTCGGCCGCGGCGTTGAACGCCCAGACCCGCGATGCGGCCACCAAGGACGCCCCCGCCGTCTGTTCCATCCTGTTGGAGCGCGTCCGCGGAGAGGAGAACGCTTCGAAGTACCTGGGCCACTACTACCCCCCAGCGCACCACGAGTTGCGGCAGCTGTCGGCCGTCAAGCTCTGCGGTCGGCTGGCAACGATGTTCAGCAAAGCTGCTGCGCAGGCGCTCCAGGCGACCCAGGTAGATGTGGAGACGCGCGGGGTGCTGTCTTTCAACACCTTGCGCCGACTGGCTGAGCGCCCTCGCCGGTCGGCCAGTCGGTGA
- a CDS encoding class I SAM-dependent methyltransferase: MDSIPANRRLWNQISSAYQHEHDPQIGATPRLWGMYSIPDAHLHALGDVTGKRVLELGCGAGQWSRALAAEGATVVGLDLSEAQLAAAAHAMGAVRYPLVQGAAEQLPFAADSFDLVFCDFGGLSWAPPHLAVPQAARVLGRGGRLVFNVASPWFEACYDEAASRVTTTLQQDYFGLNTIAEDDGATSYQLTYGDWVKVLRGAGLIIDDLIEPRPELGTPNGYNETDPPDWAHRWPAELLWVTHKP; encoded by the coding sequence GTGGACAGCATCCCCGCCAACCGGCGGCTCTGGAACCAGATCAGCAGCGCCTACCAGCACGAGCACGACCCGCAAATCGGTGCCACACCCCGGCTGTGGGGCATGTACTCCATCCCCGACGCGCACCTGCACGCCCTGGGCGACGTCACCGGCAAGCGCGTCCTCGAACTCGGCTGCGGCGCCGGCCAGTGGTCCAGGGCGCTCGCCGCCGAGGGCGCCACCGTGGTCGGGCTCGACCTGTCCGAAGCCCAACTCGCCGCAGCAGCCCACGCGATGGGAGCGGTCCGCTACCCGCTGGTGCAAGGCGCCGCCGAACAACTCCCCTTCGCCGCCGACAGCTTCGACCTGGTGTTCTGCGACTTCGGGGGGCTCAGCTGGGCGCCCCCGCACCTGGCCGTCCCGCAGGCCGCACGCGTCTTGGGCCGAGGCGGGCGCCTGGTGTTCAACGTCGCCAGCCCATGGTTCGAAGCTTGCTACGACGAAGCCGCCAGCCGCGTGACCACGACGCTGCAGCAGGACTACTTCGGGCTGAACACCATCGCCGAAGACGACGGCGCGACCAGCTATCAGCTCACCTACGGCGACTGGGTCAAGGTCCTGCGCGGCGCGGGTCTCATCATCGACGACCTCATCGAGCCGCGGCCCGAACTCGGAACACCCAACGGCTACAACGAAACCGACCCACCCGACTGGGCACACCGCTGGCCGGCGGAACTGCTCTGGGTAACCCACAAACCGTAA
- a CDS encoding PP2C family protein-serine/threonine phosphatase: MTTGRRADRSESFGEALLGEVLDRAHELPPHLIGPLVADVMERLGGRRPQVLLQDYGQLLLVPLPGDGLTEGELQVIDDSVAGRCFLDAHPVELPEDDGVRVHLPLLDGGDQVGVMAVTLDSVDDHDRRILRRIAGLVADLLVTKHGYSDLFFGVRRREPMSVAAEIQWSLLPPLAMLMPRVAVAGILEPAYDVAGDSFDYALNGDVLHVAMIDAMGHGLDAATMATVAIGAYRHARRAGTGLPEIYDFMDRAVAHQFGPEHFVTAQMLQLDTTTGHLQWVNAGHPSPMLVRDHRVALRLTGPTTLPVGFGGPEPQICEMKLEPGDRLLCFTDGLIEEHAMGEEQFGESQLIDWVNQLERTGRGIRAVARSLSHTLKRARGGHTTDDATLLLVEWRG, translated from the coding sequence ATGACGACCGGACGGCGGGCGGACCGCTCCGAGAGCTTCGGGGAAGCTCTGCTGGGCGAGGTCCTCGATCGCGCGCATGAACTGCCGCCCCATCTCATCGGGCCCTTGGTCGCCGACGTGATGGAGCGGCTCGGGGGCCGCCGACCGCAGGTGCTGCTGCAGGACTACGGACAACTGCTGCTGGTACCCCTGCCCGGCGACGGCCTCACGGAGGGCGAACTGCAGGTGATCGACGACTCCGTGGCGGGTCGCTGCTTTCTCGACGCTCACCCCGTCGAGCTGCCCGAGGACGACGGCGTGCGGGTCCACCTGCCGCTGCTGGACGGCGGCGACCAGGTCGGGGTCATGGCAGTCACGTTGGACAGCGTCGACGATCACGACCGCCGCATACTGCGCAGGATCGCCGGCCTGGTGGCCGACCTACTGGTGACCAAGCACGGCTACTCCGACCTCTTTTTCGGTGTCCGACGCCGCGAACCGATGAGCGTCGCCGCGGAGATCCAGTGGTCCCTGCTGCCGCCACTGGCGATGCTCATGCCTCGGGTCGCCGTGGCCGGGATCCTGGAACCCGCCTATGACGTGGCGGGGGACAGTTTCGACTACGCCCTCAACGGAGACGTCCTCCACGTGGCCATGATCGACGCGATGGGCCACGGCCTGGACGCGGCCACGATGGCCACCGTGGCCATCGGTGCCTACCGTCACGCCCGCCGCGCCGGCACCGGGCTGCCGGAGATCTACGACTTCATGGACCGCGCTGTGGCGCACCAGTTCGGCCCCGAGCACTTCGTCACCGCGCAGATGCTGCAGCTGGACACCACGACGGGACATCTTCAGTGGGTCAACGCCGGGCACCCGTCACCGATGCTCGTCCGTGATCATCGTGTAGCCCTCCGGCTGACCGGTCCGACGACCCTCCCTGTGGGCTTCGGCGGTCCGGAGCCGCAGATTTGCGAGATGAAGCTGGAGCCGGGGGACCGCCTCCTCTGCTTCACCGACGGACTGATCGAGGAACACGCGATGGGTGAAGAGCAGTTCGGAGAGAGCCAGCTGATTGATTGGGTGAACCAGTTGGAGAGAACCGGCCGCGGGATCCGGGCAGTGGCGCGCTCCTTGTCCCACACGCTCAAGCGGGCCCGGGGCGGACACACCACGGACGACGCGACGCTGCTCCTGGTGGAGTGGCGCGGCTGA
- a CDS encoding DUF5994 family protein, which translates to MTGSDARPVSRHVPSGVHEAVQPGCALLRLETTEAREGVLDGAWWPRSRDIGAELPALLSALTGRLGPVTRVGLDAAAWEGLPTRIVVEDRVVHIDSFPVGDDTVLITRGDQDIFSLLVVPPDTAPEAARAAMAQAVRADNVTQAEQILIDTGSAQVPPD; encoded by the coding sequence ATGACCGGCTCCGATGCACGGCCTGTTTCCCGGCATGTGCCCAGTGGCGTTCACGAGGCCGTGCAGCCGGGGTGTGCGCTGCTCCGGCTGGAGACCACGGAGGCACGCGAAGGCGTCCTCGATGGTGCGTGGTGGCCGCGGTCGCGCGACATCGGTGCCGAGCTGCCCGCGCTGCTGAGCGCCCTGACCGGCCGCCTCGGCCCCGTCACGCGCGTCGGGCTGGACGCCGCGGCCTGGGAAGGGCTCCCGACGCGGATCGTCGTCGAGGACCGGGTGGTGCACATCGACTCCTTTCCGGTGGGCGACGACACCGTCCTGATCACTCGCGGCGATCAGGACATCTTCTCGCTGCTGGTGGTTCCGCCGGACACGGCACCCGAGGCCGCCCGCGCCGCGATGGCTCAGGCCGTCCGGGCCGACAACGTCACCCAGGCGGAACAGATTCTCATCGACACCGGAAGCGCACAGGTGCCGCCGGACTGA
- a CDS encoding alpha/beta hydrolase, with product MNAAPTSDRIPRRRLRGALAVLSACGLLLTSCTATHLRLSAAHIPAGTEATVPAGLLRYYQQQLDWKPCPDKPAFQCTILKAPLDYAHPDAGDITLAATRKRATGTGAKRIGSLLYNPGGPGFPAITGLWSAADAFSPSVRAAYDLVAVDPRGVGDSTPVDCNTDTAMALPHAGAITTAGKPDFEGVDTVNEKIADACRLHSGRLLPHVGTLEAARDLDLMRALVGDERLHFLGLSYGTYLGTTYAELFPSRVGRMILDGAVDPSIDGYHRFLDSAHGYQVAWESFAADCATRTDCPVGHSVEEANRTLDALAAALDRNPLLPGKDVTITGQFLLAVVAIALRLPAWEDLRVLLSEVTHRDTTGLQKLFAADQKHSAVGDLDITAVSCLSAPLGPRFTPAQAEAALPEFVRVSPQFGALDSTFLQMCAHWPVGPTQPSHRITAPGTPPILVVGTTRDPATPYVWSQALARQLSSSRLLTRNGDGHTAFLHGSTCVDTAIDRYLLNGQLPPVGTVCT from the coding sequence ATGAACGCTGCCCCGACCAGTGACCGAATACCCCGGCGCAGGCTCCGCGGCGCGCTTGCGGTGCTGAGCGCCTGCGGGCTGCTGCTGACCTCGTGCACGGCCACCCACCTGCGGCTGAGCGCGGCACATATCCCCGCCGGAACGGAGGCCACCGTCCCGGCAGGTCTGCTGCGCTATTACCAGCAGCAACTGGACTGGAAGCCCTGCCCGGACAAACCGGCCTTCCAGTGCACGATCCTGAAGGCGCCGCTGGACTACGCCCACCCCGACGCGGGCGACATCACGCTGGCGGCCACCCGCAAACGGGCCACCGGGACCGGCGCGAAACGGATCGGCTCCCTGCTGTACAACCCCGGTGGTCCAGGCTTCCCTGCCATCACCGGACTGTGGTCCGCCGCTGATGCCTTCTCGCCATCGGTGCGCGCCGCCTACGACCTGGTCGCGGTCGACCCGCGTGGGGTCGGCGACAGCACCCCGGTGGACTGCAACACCGACACGGCCATGGCCCTCCCCCATGCTGGTGCGATCACCACCGCCGGGAAACCGGACTTCGAGGGCGTGGACACGGTGAACGAAAAGATCGCCGATGCGTGCCGACTGCACTCCGGGCGGCTACTGCCCCACGTCGGCACCCTGGAGGCAGCACGGGACTTGGACCTCATGCGCGCCCTCGTCGGAGACGAACGGCTGCACTTCCTCGGCCTCTCCTACGGCACCTACCTCGGGACCACCTATGCCGAACTCTTCCCCTCCCGTGTGGGCCGCATGATCCTGGACGGAGCCGTAGACCCCTCCATCGACGGCTACCACCGCTTCCTGGACTCCGCGCACGGATACCAGGTCGCCTGGGAGTCCTTCGCCGCCGACTGCGCCACCCGCACCGACTGCCCCGTCGGCCACTCTGTCGAGGAAGCCAACCGCACCCTCGACGCCCTGGCGGCCGCACTCGACCGGAACCCGCTCCTGCCAGGCAAGGACGTCACCATCACAGGACAATTCCTCCTTGCTGTTGTGGCGATAGCGCTGCGGTTGCCCGCGTGGGAGGACCTGCGCGTGTTGCTGAGCGAGGTGACCCACCGCGACACCACCGGGCTGCAGAAACTCTTCGCCGCGGACCAAAAGCACTCCGCCGTCGGCGACTTGGATATTACGGCGGTCAGCTGCCTCAGCGCCCCGCTCGGCCCGCGGTTCACCCCCGCGCAGGCTGAGGCGGCGCTCCCCGAGTTCGTCCGTGTCTCACCCCAGTTCGGGGCGCTCGACTCCACTTTCCTCCAGATGTGTGCGCACTGGCCGGTCGGGCCGACCCAGCCCTCGCATCGCATCACCGCACCCGGCACTCCGCCGATCCTGGTCGTCGGCACCACCCGCGACCCGGCCACGCCCTACGTCTGGTCCCAGGCGCTCGCCCGCCAGCTCTCCTCGAGCCGCCTCCTCACCAGGAACGGCGACGGTCACACGGCCTTCTTGCATGGCAGCACCTGCGTCGACACCGCCATCGACCGCTACCTGCTGAACGGTCAGCTCCCACCCGTGGGCACTGTCTGCACCTGA
- a CDS encoding helix-turn-helix domain-containing protein, producing MRFEAADLIEAGASDREVARRFRVTRMSANRWRRALASGGRQALASKGPGGARGRATWNRRSSWASAPSKASASPSLRSS from the coding sequence GTGCGGTTCGAAGCCGCTGATCTGATCGAGGCCGGGGCCAGTGACCGGGAGGTGGCCCGGCGGTTCAGGGTGACCCGGATGTCGGCGAACCGGTGGCGGCGTGCGTTGGCTTCGGGCGGTCGGCAGGCTTTGGCCTCCAAGGGTCCCGGCGGGGCGCGCGGGAGGGCGACCTGGAACAGGCGCTCGTCATGGGCGAGCGCGCCCTCGAAGGCGAGCGCCAGTCCGTCCCTTCGCTCATCGTGA
- a CDS encoding DUF6233 domain-containing protein, with translation MSDAVPSRWELLQFARRVAAQQGRASREQLDRWIVKEECQAAERRRGEESWTTPPEWLVEHRLSRRNVAAVPAGDCWTIRKSGRCVPVSRPQALEALRQQIRACAQCRPDTLLGFLE, from the coding sequence GTGAGCGATGCCGTGCCTTCCCGTTGGGAGCTGCTGCAGTTCGCGCGGCGTGTGGCGGCGCAGCAGGGGCGGGCGAGTCGGGAGCAGCTGGACCGGTGGATCGTGAAGGAGGAGTGCCAGGCGGCTGAGCGGCGGCGCGGCGAGGAGTCCTGGACGACGCCACCGGAGTGGCTGGTCGAGCACAGACTGAGCCGCCGGAACGTGGCCGCCGTGCCTGCCGGGGACTGCTGGACGATCCGCAAGAGCGGGCGGTGCGTACCGGTGAGCCGGCCGCAGGCCCTGGAGGCGCTGCGGCAGCAGATACGGGCGTGCGCACAGTGCCGTCCGGACACGCTGCTCGGCTTCCTGGAGTAG
- a CDS encoding putative quinol monooxygenase, with amino-acid sequence MFDLIVIVHVPKAEDVTPVADALARMRPLCLTEDGCVSWEAYHSHEDPARFVLVERWASRGHWEAHDAGEAIQKIYLPEIMPRIKREVHPSAPVRL; translated from the coding sequence ATGTTCGACCTCATCGTCATCGTGCACGTTCCCAAGGCCGAAGACGTCACGCCGGTCGCTGACGCGCTGGCTCGAATGCGTCCGCTGTGCCTCACCGAGGACGGCTGTGTCAGCTGGGAGGCATACCACTCGCACGAGGATCCCGCCCGGTTCGTGCTGGTCGAGCGCTGGGCAAGCCGGGGCCACTGGGAAGCCCACGATGCCGGAGAAGCCATCCAGAAGATCTACCTGCCCGAGATCATGCCGCGCATCAAGCGTGAGGTGCACCCGAGCGCACCCGTACGACTCTGA
- a CDS encoding STAS domain-containing protein — protein sequence MAFPRLDIRRRNRGERTLVTLAGDIGPATTPLLRAALEQCLLDGVTVIDIDLTTVGSCDARGLDVLLSASRRAGRVHASLRLHHPCAQITQLLAVTGSASLLLAAPVSPVPPAAPGDLMSTATRAPGDPARQPDQPVLKDAIRLRRLTRWQAEGMCEDIADLAAESVAGTPGEAYHDRGDFLRRLAVTAHRPGFALLVAETTVLVGCAFGFPVGPDGSGRRGFDGTLQETIQRLTSRARFVVLTQVVAHPHAQHRDIARRLQQRLLTDLHSSLGVTLLHPADQAGQAAFSSWGWQNMGEVVGLPGPVAPCVLSLPVEGLSPARR from the coding sequence ATGGCCTTTCCCCGGCTGGACATCCGTCGGCGGAACCGAGGGGAGCGGACGCTCGTCACGCTCGCCGGTGACATCGGACCGGCCACGACGCCGCTGCTGCGGGCCGCATTGGAGCAGTGTCTGCTGGACGGTGTCACCGTGATCGACATCGACCTGACCACGGTCGGCTCCTGCGACGCCAGGGGCTTGGACGTCCTCCTGTCGGCGTCACGGCGCGCCGGCCGGGTTCACGCCTCCCTGCGGCTGCATCACCCGTGCGCGCAGATCACCCAGCTCCTCGCTGTCACCGGATCTGCTTCGCTGCTCCTTGCGGCGCCTGTGAGCCCCGTGCCGCCCGCCGCACCCGGCGACCTCATGAGTACCGCGACGCGGGCGCCCGGGGACCCCGCTCGTCAGCCGGATCAGCCGGTCCTCAAGGACGCGATCCGCCTTCGCCGGCTGACCCGCTGGCAGGCCGAAGGCATGTGCGAGGACATCGCGGACCTGGCTGCGGAGTCTGTCGCGGGCACCCCCGGCGAGGCGTACCACGACCGTGGAGACTTCCTGCGCCGCTTGGCGGTCACGGCCCACCGCCCCGGCTTCGCGCTGCTGGTCGCCGAGACGACGGTGCTGGTCGGTTGCGCCTTCGGTTTTCCGGTGGGCCCTGACGGCTCCGGCCGGCGGGGGTTCGACGGAACGCTCCAGGAGACCATCCAGCGGCTCACCTCCCGCGCGCGGTTCGTCGTCCTCACCCAGGTCGTGGCCCATCCGCACGCTCAGCACCGCGATATCGCCCGCCGCCTGCAACAGCGTCTGCTCACAGACCTGCACTCCTCCCTCGGGGTCACCCTGCTGCATCCTGCCGACCAGGCAGGACAAGCCGCCTTCTCGTCCTGGGGCTGGCAGAACATGGGTGAGGTCGTCGGACTGCCCGGCCCCGTCGCCCCCTGCGTGTTGAGCCTGCCTGTCGAAGGGCTGTCCCCGGCACGCCGATGA
- the snpA gene encoding snapalysin, which yields MKSSRTSARLLALALGLGLASSALGAAVPASAQTAATPSAAAGTSVSRYAGSVEEAANNKAFFEAVLKSVAEKRAAQPNAQAVTVYYNASRAPSFRSQISSAASIWNSSESNVKLQEASSGADFSYYEGNDPRGSYASTNGHGSGYVFLDYAQNQQYDSVRVVTHETGHVLGLPDDYSGPCSELMSGGYAGPSCTNRYPNAAERSRVDQLWATGLAQAPGTVTGPADHLSAAPPVRPVMPSRGPWHRLHGTSWR from the coding sequence ATGAAGTCGTCCCGAACGTCCGCGAGACTCCTCGCCCTCGCTCTCGGCCTGGGTCTGGCCTCCAGCGCGCTGGGCGCGGCGGTGCCGGCGAGCGCCCAGACGGCCGCCACCCCGTCCGCTGCCGCCGGTACCTCCGTGTCACGGTACGCCGGGTCGGTTGAGGAGGCCGCGAACAACAAGGCGTTCTTCGAGGCCGTGCTCAAGTCCGTCGCCGAGAAGCGCGCCGCCCAGCCGAACGCGCAGGCGGTGACTGTCTATTACAACGCCTCCCGGGCACCGAGCTTCCGTTCGCAGATATCGAGCGCGGCCTCGATCTGGAACAGCTCCGAGTCCAACGTCAAGCTCCAGGAGGCGTCGAGCGGTGCCGACTTCTCCTACTACGAGGGCAACGACCCGCGCGGGTCCTACGCCTCCACCAACGGCCACGGAAGTGGCTACGTCTTCCTCGACTACGCCCAGAACCAGCAGTACGACTCGGTCCGCGTCGTCACCCACGAGACTGGGCACGTGCTGGGCCTGCCGGACGACTACAGCGGGCCGTGCAGTGAGCTGATGTCGGGCGGCTACGCCGGCCCGTCCTGCACCAACCGCTACCCGAACGCCGCCGAGCGCTCGCGTGTCGACCAGCTGTGGGCCACCGGACTCGCGCAGGCCCCGGGCACGGTGACCGGGCCCGCTGACCACCTGAGCGCTGCACCGCCGGTACGGCCCGTGATGCCGAGCCGCGGTCCATGGCATCGGCTCCACGGCACGTCCTGGAGGTGA
- a CDS encoding DUF5994 family protein, whose protein sequence is MTTTLSLHPPSARLRLGEQSFHDGSARRIDGAWWPRSYDLTAELPGLLAGLPHRWGHISSVLVNGAMWSLSGDGMLIEDQRVHLRRTDLPRAEHTICLLAPGYGRWDLLVVPPAATEEEAERLMETATADAPLAGRTA, encoded by the coding sequence ATGACCACCACCCTTTCGCTTCACCCGCCTTCCGCCCGGCTCCGGCTGGGGGAGCAGTCCTTCCATGACGGCTCGGCCCGGCGTATCGACGGGGCCTGGTGGCCGAGGTCCTACGACCTGACCGCCGAGCTCCCCGGACTGCTCGCCGGGCTGCCGCACCGCTGGGGGCACATCAGCAGCGTTCTCGTGAACGGGGCGATGTGGTCGCTGTCCGGGGACGGGATGCTCATCGAGGACCAGAGGGTGCACCTGCGCCGGACGGACTTGCCGCGAGCCGAACACACCATCTGCCTGCTCGCTCCCGGGTACGGCCGCTGGGACCTTCTTGTCGTGCCACCCGCCGCTACGGAGGAGGAGGCCGAGCGACTCATGGAGACGGCCACGGCGGACGCCCCGCTTGCGGGGCGCACTGCCTGA